A part of Carassius carassius chromosome 4, fCarCar2.1, whole genome shotgun sequence genomic DNA contains:
- the ankrd13a gene encoding ankyrin repeat domain-containing protein 13A, producing MLSATAASVEDFSLRFPLHTLVWDNDYRKLEKEIQTSNIEEVDPRGRTPLHLAVSLGHLESVRVLLRHGADVSKENGKNWTVLQEAVSTGDPEMVLLVLQRRDYLKASTALGGVPELLCKIRESPDFYMEMKWEFTSWIPLVSRVCPSDVCRIWKSGACLRVDTTLLGFENMTWIRGRRSYIFRGEDSCTELMEVNHEDEVVDTERFDLSREMEDVTLDSMQPAQQEVAKRLTTPIVNTYLDTKDIAFERSKSGIWGWRSDRTEVVNGFEAQVFSVNNVNVVIRTRTEHLTDEEKTRIKSERNVLESLLGTVEQQIGAQGDMTMEFATATNPTAITPEEYFNPNFDLQGRDIGRPIELTIRTQKFKGTLWMSEEHPLSLVEQVTPIIDLMARTSTHFARLRDFINLRFPPGFPVKIEIPLYHVLNARITFGNLNKCSTNEPLDSNQSASTPTPTEENCGDEASGHAPFKVCPSVFMAPAQYHHRGGYRHPNTRNYNPVSHDEELLQYAIQQSLLESSALNSQDTWSDSDGQTTQSMTNRLSDGSGSEGVLVDLSDTTPSSSGSASSPDTDLRLAMELSARAQEEEERKKKEEEEELQRILQLSLTEK from the exons ATGTTATCCGCCACCGCTGCCAGCGTCGAGGATTTCAGCCTTAGGTTTCCACTGCATACCCTGGTCTGGGATAATGATTACAGGAAGCTGGAAAAAGAGATACAGACG AGTAACATTGAAGAGGTGGATCCCAGGGGCCGGACCCCTCTGCACCTGGCCGTCTCACTAGGACACTTGGAGTCGGTGAGAGTGCTGCTCAGACACGGCGCAGATGTTTCCAAAGAGAATGGCAAAAATTGGACAG TGCTGCAGGAAGCAGTCAGTACAGGAGATCCAGAGATGGTGCTGCTGGTTCTTCAGCGACGGGATTATCTGAAAGCCTCCACTGCGCTGGGTGGTGTTCCAGAGTTACTGTGCAAGATCCGAGAG TCTCCAGACTTCTACATGGAGATGAAGTGGGAGTTCACTAGCTGGA TTCCTCTCGTATCACGTGTGTGTCCCAGCGACGTGTGCAGAATCTGGAAGAGTGGGGCCTGTCTGAGAGTGGACACCACCTTGCTGGGTTTTGAAAACATGACCTGGATCAGAGGAAGAAGAAGCTATATCTTTAGAGGAGAAG ACAGCTGCACTGAACTGATGGAAGTTAATCACGAGGACGAAGTGGTGGACACTGAGCGCTTTGATCTCTCCCGTGAGATGGAGGACGTCACACTAGACTCcatgcagcctgcccagcaggAAGTAGCCAAGAGGCTGACAACACCCATTGTCAACACATATCTGGACACAAAGGACATTGCGTTTGAGAG GTCTAAATCCGGTATCTGGGGTTGGAGGTCAGACAGAACAGAAGTAGTAAATGGATTTGAAGCCCAG GTTTTTTCAGTGAACAATGTGAACGTTGTGATTCGCACCAGGACAGAGCACCTAACAGATGAGGAGAAGACCAGGATAAAAA GTGAAAGGAACGTTCTGGAGTCTTTACTCGGCACTGTAGAACAACAGATCGGTGCTCAAGGG GACATGACTATGGAGTTTGCCACTGCCACAAACCCCACAGCTATTACTCCAGAGGAGTACTTTAACCCCAACTTTGACCTGCAGGGCAGAGACATCGGTCGACCCATTGAGCTCACCATCAGAACACAGAA GTTTAAAGGCACCCTGTGGATGAGCGAGGAGCATCCTCTGTCTCTGGTGGAGCAGGTCACTCCCATCATTGACCTGATGGCTCGCACCAGCACTCACTTCGCCCGACTCAGGGACTTCATCAACCTCAGGTTTCCCCCTGGCTTCCCTGTGAAAATCG AAATCCCTCTGTACCATGTGTTGAATGCCCGCATCACGTTCGGAAACCTCAACAAATGCAGTACAAATGAGCCTCTGGACTCCAACCAGTCCGCTTCTACACCCACACCTACAGAAGAGAACTGTGGAGACGAGGCTTCAG GACATGCTCCATTCAAGGTGTGTCCATCTGTGTTCATGGCACCTGCGCAGTATCACCACCGAGGGGGCTACCGCCACCCCAACACACGCAATTACAACCCAGTCAGTCATGATGAAGAGCTGCTCCAGTATGCCATTCAACAGAGCCTGCTTGAGTCCAGTGCACTGAATTCACAG GACACTTGGAGTGATTCCGATGGACAGACAACACAATCCATGACGAACCGGTTGAGTGATGg ATCTGGGTCTGAAGGAGTTTTAGTAGACCTTAGTGACACCACACCCTCAAGCTCTGGCTCCGCCTCCAGCCCTGACACTGATCTGCGATTGGCTATGGAGCTCTCGGCCCGGgcacaggaggaggaggaaaggaaaaagaaggaagaagaagaggaattACAGAGGATTTTACAACTCTCCTTAACAGAAAAGTGA